TTCGAGCTGTTCGGCTTCCTCTCGCGCCCCGAGGAGGAGCTCTTCCTCCTGCTCAACTCGGTGTCCCATGTGGGGCCGCGGCTGGCGCTGGCGGTGCTCTCCGGCATGGAGGTGGCCGAGCTGGTGGCGGCGCTCGGCCGGGGCGAGGTGGCCCGCCTCACGAAGATTCACGGCGTGGGGAAGAAGACCGCCGAGCGGCTCGTGCTGGAGCTCAAGGACAAGGTGAAGACGCTGCACCTGGAGCAGGTGGCCACGCAGCTGAAGCCGGAGGCCCCCGCGGCCAAGCACCTGGCGGACCTCATCTCGGCGCTCGTCAACCTCGGCTACAAGCAGCCCCAGGCGGAGAAGGCGGCCCAGTCCGCCAGCGAGCGC
The window above is part of the Cystobacter fuscus DSM 2262 genome. Proteins encoded here:
- the ruvA gene encoding Holliday junction branch migration protein RuvA, producing MIAALRGTVQEKSLEEAIIDVGGVGYRVFFSTLTLGRLPAEGEPVQVRVRTVVREDAFELFGFLSRPEEELFLLLNSVSHVGPRLALAVLSGMEVAELVAALGRGEVARLTKIHGVGKKTAERLVLELKDKVKTLHLEQVATQLKPEAPAAKHLADLISALVNLGYKQPQAEKAAQSASERLGEEAAFQALFREALKVLRATP